In Mytilus edulis chromosome 3, xbMytEdul2.2, whole genome shotgun sequence, the genomic window TATGCAATAACCAATCACTTAAATCAATCTAAGGAATAGGAAACCAGCACTTCAAACACATTACAATTTATTGGTAATAAAACAAACTAAGTCCGGGTAAATTAAGTGCAATACTTGCATAATGATTTACAATTTTCgacttttgaattaaaaaaaattaaatgacctTGACTACCAGTGAGGGTCATGCATAGTTGGTGCCCCTTTATTCttattttccatttatatttaataatatcaATTTGGATGTAACACTTTTGTAAATGGCTGACAGTAATTTGTCTTTAAGCTcttagacataatttagtcatgtgactttGATGCCATCAATGTTTTTTCCTGATTTATTCCAGCTTAAAATGGAATTCAGAATTAAACAATAAGGAAAgaatgcattattttttctgtctattcaaaataacatcaaaaatatggTGCCCACTTTTAAATAACCTGCTATGCATCAGGTAACTGGCAATACAATTTTGTATTTGGAGCTCAGCTACACTATTGAACAGTGCTTTAGCTCCTGCATAGACTTTATACATATTAGTTGAAACCAAAACAGTAAACAGTTTGAATGAAACCAATTTGAGAATTTTTGAATTTTACACATTGTGTACAGTAGATAAGAAAGGATACACATGTAcagggtatccatccatgacctAAAATCAGTACACGCACAGTAAAAAAACACGAAAAGCATGACCCAAAATTAGTACATGCACAGTAAAAAACACTAAAAGCATGAcccaaaatcagtacatgcacagtaAAAAACACTAAAAGCATGACCCAAAATCAGTACATGTACAGTAAAAAACACTAAAAGCATGAcccaaaatcagtacatgcacggTAAAAAACACTAAAAGCATGAcccaaaatcagtacatgcacagtaAAAAACACTAAAAGCAAAGTGCTTTTAATGCTGTTCTAAGTCTTCAAtcacagtgaggccttcaacacaaaGCGAAAACTCTCACCAAACTGAAAGTTTAAGACAGCCTCTAGCAGCTTTTTGCTATATGCAAAATGGTGATCACGACACAACTGTGAATTAAAGAACAAAGCCGTCAGAGTAACATCAATAAAATACATCTGGATAACTAAACATCATGAAAAAGTTTTCAATAGACAGCTGATATTGGGATAGTTTTCTCTAGGAATTACACAACTTAAAACTTTAGATACTTGAAGTTTAAATACCTGGTATAAAGTAACaggaaaattaaaacataaaggATATTAAACATCAAAGAAATTTAACATTTCATATTGAAGAATATAGAAAACTTGAGCAATATAGTACTGTGTACCCCATGTTTGAATattaaaatgcttcaaaatttggAAAGGTGATGAATTCTCATACTTTCAGATGTTTATGATTCCTAAGGTCCCACTAGTTTCATTTACCTATTGAGAAAGGCTGTGAAAATTTCTACCCACACATGGTCATGTGGTCAGGAAGTTATTAGTATAAATTCTGCAATAGTAGAAGTACAGTTGTCTACAGGAAATTACCAAATTAAGATAAGGGTTTTCTATTTTACAtcatatataaatttaataaatggAGATAGGCATAGCACATTTTACAGCATATTCCAAATGtttatgataatttattttcattgccATAAGATTACTACTTccataaattttgcaaaaataaaagcTTGCATTCTAAAATTTGATAGCCTTGTGCATATGCAGCATTTTTCTCATGTCcagaaattaaataattaacatcATATATTTGTAAATCGTTCAACAAACACTATAACTATAATAAATGCACataaacatttttgaatttgtaGAATACAATTTTTATACCcccattttaacatgtttaatagggGCCCCTATATTGCAATTATCTTGACCATCAATTATTATAATAGAAACGAAAGGATATGGATACTCccccatgacacaaaatcagtatgggcacaaaaaaaaatacaacacatTCAAAGAGCAAAGGAATAATGCTTTTATTATGGTTCTTCATCTCTATGACACAAGTAGCAAACACACTCTCACCTCACTGCAAGTGTTTGTCGCAATTTTCTTAGGAACCACTGAACAGTATGACTTCATACTTGATCAGCAGCATGACAGTTGAGAATTtgccatttcagaatctaatgcattctgggtaatattttcaaaggtGTACACCAAAGCGTTGTGATTGGTTATAAACACCATAAACAATTGAATTTCAATCAATGACTTGACATTATTCTTATTTTGAGAAAACGAAAAATTttattacccatagtcctttagattctgaaatggtCAATTGGAATATGTGAGCACTTGTAGGATCTATCAGACTTTGTGTTTTGCAGATACTTAGCATTTTCCATTATGCTAAATAAAAAATTTTGGTCACTCATTTTTCTTGAACTTCTGTTAATTTGTTAAGTAAGTGTGCAAGGCCTTCTAAATTTCTTCCTGGAGGCTtgtaaataagtttttttaatagACAAAAgagattttcattgtccatgaaattaaagttttatgAATAGTCAAGACAATTATAAATGACAGACAGTAAAACACTCTTTTAGAGCAAAGTTGTCAAGAGAAATTCAATTgaagaaaagaagaaaatgagacttttttacttatacattttttgtacaaataaaaacattcttaaTATCTACGGAATGTAACACTAACTTGGATATAATTTACCTGCACCACTACAATGACTATATAAAAGACACTTCTACAAGCCTGACTGACTAAAATGTATGAAAAGAAATAGaccaaatattttttaactttacCTTTGTAAAAGCTCCACATGTGTCTGCCAACATCCTaacctaaaattaaaaagaaatcatgTTACATATATTTAAAGTACAGTTAGTTAAACACAATTTAGAGAGCTCACTATAGATAGCTAGATTCTTATTACTATGAAAATAAGATATTTCCCAAAAAGTCTAATTTGAcatcaacaaattttaaattggTCAGACTAAAAAGGATTTATTAAAAGTGCAAACTGGTTTAAATATACAGTATAAGTAGAATATACATGGAAACATCACAATTTCGTTTTTCTATAAAACATCAACAACATCCAATTTAACACCCACCAACCATGCGAGACCCTAATGGGTAATCAAGGTTAAATACCCCCTAGTAGTTAAAACATCCATACTgtgaattcatatatttttgtagttaccaatttttgtggaataTAGAAAAATTGTGTTCTTGgatatatttaaatttgtgtttacACAAACGTCCTCAAACAAGTCCTCAAGTCTATAGAAATTTgtactttgttaaaaaaaatttaaatcaatgGTTCACCTGTTTCCATGAAATCCACTAAAATTACAAATAACAATGAATCCGCAGTATTAGAAAGTGACAGGGAGTAGTAATATGGTCAGTCGCCGTTACTAGGACTTCCTGTCCAGTTCAAACTGTTTACTGCTATAACTTAACAAATATACAAACCTTGCCATCAGCCTTTTGTTCTTTGCCCCATGCCCCCATTACAAATGGATCATTGACAGAAATGCATGCTACAGAGTCGACACCTTTGGATTTCATCTTGTCGAAGTTTGATACATAGCCTGGTAAATGAGTCtgtcaaaaataaaacatatgttatACATATATTTGGAAGgggttgtttctttgacataatcccctttttcattcttaattttaaatgTAGAAGTATATCAGAAGTCTATAAGAAAAGACCAACCAGAAATTTAATTATGTACTGGATTGTCAAGAAAAGGCAATACTGTGCAAATATATGGGGGGAAATTACAAAAGTTAAAATGGCACAATGATACTAATATATGATGGcaatttataatacatgtatgaagaagttgatataaacatgataaaattgtattgaaaaataTTAAGGCTGAAAAAAAAATAGCTTTCTTCAGTTTTAATGTCTctatcaaatgtaaaacaattctaggAGTTTATTTAAAATGACTCAGTATTACAGACATATTTTAAACTATTGATTTAATCCAAAATCTGCACTTTACGCACTTCCTGAATTTGGTTTAAATCGTGACATGATATATTGTACACGTTTTATAAAGATTATgtaatttaaatctttttttttttattaatttcatattcatgatatttgacatgtttgatcaCAAATTtccattcatatatatattattgttgtaTATTACTACAATAATAATGACAGTAATAATGATGATGGACTGGCTATATTCTAAGCTCATTAAATGTCATACCAGTGGCTTAACCTGAAATTTTCATtaagggggcccactgactgcctactAGGGGCCCCTCAAGTCATGCTTTGGTGATTTCATAAACAATCAATCGTTTTTTCCCAAAACAGGGGTGGAGGGGCTGAGCCCCTGGAAAACCCTCAAAATCCACCTCTGCATACCATCTCATGATTTTATATAAGAAACAGGACCAGATGCACCAACTTTTAAACAGTTGAATCTAGGCTATCAACCTGGGAATAAAAATGGTTCTGGATCTgactaaaaaattatttccacCTATCTTGAATGAGTTCAAAAAATTATGATGGGATTATTGAAAACTGGAAACCATCATACTTATATATGGAGCATTCACATTCATCTTTGACTCGGTGGTTGTCTgcctttgtttaaaaaaattaatgtcaACTAAAATCTTTTTTTCCTTTCCTCCCAACTCAATTAACATTCATGATTAAAGCTTCAAAGTGTTAGACTTAAACTCATATAGTATACTATTTCATTATATAACATATCTTATAATTCATATATGAATATTGAGAGCCGTATTCAATTTCTCATcctactttattttttttttcaaagattcacTATTTCAGCCAAGTTTAATTGCATTAACTTGACAATGTGCATGACTTTCATTGGAAGGGGAAATCATTAATTCATCTACTTCACAAAATACAATTGTTTAGTAATATTTTCTTTATTGCTCTTAGGAACAAAGGAGGAAACGGTCCCGAAACCAAGTATCTCTCTAAAATCAAAAATCACTTTAAAGTTtaaattcattcaaaatattgaaaaaattgaaAGCATTGGCAAATAGGAAGTAGGTACATTTTGAGGTACAGACATATCTAACAGCTCTGAATAGTGCTAACACCTTACAAACATTACAGCTAATCACTGTCAAGCTGCTTACCAAATATTAAGTACATCTACCCTTACTAGAGAAAACTGACCAAATGTTTGTTGGACTATgacaaaaattgcaaaatagCCCCAAATTCTAAAGTTGGGATATAAATATACCATAGAACATCCAGGTGTAAAAGCACCAGGCACAGCCAATATGACATGCTTTCCTTTAGCAAAAGCTTCGCCAGAGTTCACTTTAGTTCCAGGATCATTCTCAAACAGATCAACTGCAGGTAACTTATCTCCGACCTGCAACATAAACAAAGATTTTAAAATCTGAATATTTAAAAGCAACTGTAGTTCATTTTAAACCCTTTTCATACTTTTCCAATCATATATAAACAATAAGCTAGTCAGCAAGAACAAACATAAAAGTACTCATTCTAAATGATTTTTTGATTCTACCAGTTTTTTAGTTGAGttctgtatacatggtatactatTGAAGTCAAATAATTCTGGCCAAACCAAAGCCAACAACTTTTTGGTGTTCATATTTTAGTTTAGCCTTGCCCACACATGACAGACAATAAGCCCTAGCTTACATTCCCCCCTGTCATGCCTGTGCATGgcttgtttatatgtatataaaatagcatatatatataaactcaaGACATACAAGAGGAAGGGAAAGGGATCGAATACAACTGTGTCAAATTTTTCTAAGTTATATACAATTATACCATTATACAGGCTTctcattttaaaattaagtgtACAATACACTTGATCCCTTTAAAGCATTCtctaattttaacatgtttaacctggaTTTTAATCTTAATGATGTACATCTGGAAAATATGTTTCCTGTGAACCCCTTGAACCCCCTCTGGCTACAGGTGTGAACTCTTCTGGTCCcatttatcatgattatattttgTTGATAACTTGTGATTTGTACCAACGGTCCTCAAATTGTCAAAAACTTTCACAAGGACCTAGAAGCTCAGTCAAGCACCTATATTCTGATAAATAAATAGATTGCACCATTTGCTACAAGAAATGCCAGAGTCTGTAGAAGTTAATTAACGTCTAGGATGTTGACAGTTATTAGTTAGTCCGAggttactctgacgtccaacggctgttttgccagacaagcatGGGCCGTGGGACTTGTCtggcttgtctggcaaaacagccgttggaagtcagagtaatctcggactagttgACAGTATACGCTGAAAATTCAAGCATGTTTATTGTTTctctatatatatctttaattatTACATGTGGTCATGTATGTCTAtatgtaattattttaaaaacagagACAAGTACAGCATGTACAAGTGTTTATAGGTGGTATGTCACCTTTTGAGTTGTGAATCATAATGACATGCAATTAACGCAATTATCTGAACAATAAGTGATTGTCTCTATCTACTTTCTATTTCAACTGTGTAAATGGGGTCACAcctgtatagaaaaaaaatatttttttcaaaattcaatgcCTTGTCAACTTATGATACTAAGAGCTAGCTAAAACACATAACTACCTTGATTGGCATGGCTGCTTGACAACTTTTGCTAATTGCTCGTTGAAAAACCACGTTACAACTGATAAGGTTTCTTAGTTGTCTCGTTGACCTTGTAGCAAACATAGTTAGCCAATCACAATCGGATAAATAACACGCTTGGACCGGATTtagttttgtatttacattgtactTTGCCTCGATTTGGTTAGGAGACACAACTTCCGGTTAAACTTACGATTTGGAGCGGTGGAAAATAATCGTAAACATTTGTTGCCTAAAATGTAGTAATGAAGAGTCAACACCCAGATGCAATTGAACAAACAAATATAGAGTTGAGACGTTCTTCTAGGAACGCAACAGGCAACAAACTTTCAAGAAGACGTAATGCGAAGTCGAAGAGTGTCCCCGAGTCTGAAAAGACCATAAGTTTACAAAATCAGAGTATAGAGATTTTGCATAAAACTGTTTCACCAAAAAAACAACAGTTACCAGTCATTCTTGAATCGCCTTCAATATGTCAACAACAGAGTTCAATCGGTATGATAATGAATGTTAGAGGACTTTATAGGTTTAGGCATAGGAGTTTTTACTATTTGCCGGTTTACTATCCAGGCcggtagccaggaatttccaagggatGTTAACAGCCACAATTCGAACAGAATGTTGACTaccagtgcttatttgttttcaaggggagGTTAGTCCAAAGTCCAAACCCCCATGCTACGGGTATGCTATCCATACGGTTATGCATATTAAAGTATTGATAGTATACCTGGCAAATAGTAACCACCCCCCTTGgtatgatgtccattttcactgaattagttcacaattttatttaggggccagctgaggctcACCTGTGACGAAATGGGCCTCGTCTTTTAACTGAAGTATTCAATTTGGAACTAGCTAACATAAAGACGTTTCTGGACATCACTTGTACAATTctgtaaaaacatatatataactgaATGACAtctatttaatacaaatatttctaaattctaaatatataattctttctctctacattgaagactcattggggCCTTTTGACTGTTACAtgtatctgctctttggtcggccTGTTGTCTCTGAGACTCTGACATATTCCCTATTACCATTGGCAATTTTAATATTACATCAATAACCTcttgaaaaatgtgtttaatccttataatttttaaaccaaaaaatcatgatttttaatTCACAATTTGTTGTGTAAACGCTACCATAATAACAATCAAATGCACAActgacatgtcgtaactaaggagttggGCGCCatattgactttctaaaatccgtaaatgtttgaaaaatttgatggaatctaaaataaaatagcacctacctccaaaacaacattttaatgcgatattatccgaatttgaagtGTTCAAGTAACGATTTATCTTTCCAATGaaagttttcattcgtatgacattatgcataaatttgttttttaatctcaatttgctgaaaatcctgTGAGCCCTGCAAGCTTGTGTATcacgcatgaatagattacgaaagtaacttctaattgaccaatccaattcaagtatttatagatatgcaaatcatttaagaagtataacatatataaatttattgGAGAAGTATTGTAACTGCTTTATCACTAGCATGTGACAACTAAGGTTGTGAGTTTAAATCTTGCAGGTGCACTCAAATCTAATctttttgttgagccttcgactttagtcgaaaaagcaagactaagcgatcctacattccgtcgtcggcgggcggcgtccacaaatattcactctgtggttaaagtttttgaaattttaataactttcttagactatactgaatttctaccaaacttggacagaagcttgtttatgatcataaaaaagtatccagaagtaaattttgtaaaaataaaattccattttttccgtattttacctataaatggacttagtttttctgcgaggaaacattacattcactctgtggttaaagttttttaaattttaataactttcataaactatccttgatttgtaccaaacttggacagaagcttgtttatgatcataagatagtatcaaaaggaaaattttgtaaaaataaatttccacttttccgtattttacttataaacggacttagtttttctgcgaggaaacattacattcactctgtggttaaagtttttaaaattttaataactttcataaactatccttgatttgtaccaaacttggacagaagcttgtttatgatcataagatagtatcaagaagaaatttttgtaaaaataaatttccacttttccgtattttacttataaatggacttagtttttttgccagaaacaaaacattcactctgtggtttttaaaatttttataatgttcttaaactatcctggatttctaccaaacttaaacaaaagcttgtttctgatcataagatattattcagaagtaaattttgtaaaaaaaaaattcactttttccgtattttacttataaatggacttagtttttcttccagttaacattacatacagtctgcagttaaagtttataaatcatttattagattcataaactatcctggattttttttaccaaactcggaagcttctttcaatcaaaagacagtatcgagagggaaatttttattgatgtttttcctcatttttgttgagtctgcgattaacagcaaaagtaggcgagacactgggttccgtggaacccttacaaattttttaaggTATCAGGTCTGTTCACTCCCACAACACATTCTCATCCTACCCTTTTGACAGCTTGGTTTCGTTTGCACCCAATTTGTGcgttttttttcaatgcaaacaAAGAAACATTATCTtcaggtaatgttttttttcttcattttctgatTTTCAATAGTCCAGGACTTTTGCACTCATCTGAGGAGAGATTCCTGTCATTACAATGAATTTTCAGTCCTCTTATAttaatgatatacatgtagcatTAAGCAGACACATGGATCAAGAtcagttgatttttttcagtgggTAAATTTTTCAAGAAATTATGCTcagaaaatttattataaatgtacatgtagaaGGGTAGTGCTAAGGAGgacaatgtattaatttaaaaattctctcaattttggttttattttaggTCAACCTGCAGCAGAAATAGCCACCCCTAAGAGCAGCAAGACTTATTCATTTACGGAAAATACACCATACAAGGAGGATTTATTAATCTGTTCACAACATTTTGACCCACAGCAAGACGTTGGTTGGGATTGTAGATCACCAGATGCTGTTAACTTCTTGAGAAAAAGtatattagtttatttatatCACATGCTGTAGATTAAACCTGGATAtcccaaaaaaaattaatacagaaaaaaaaagctttttactggatatttaatattttttatttcatatttttgctaAAATTTGCATACAGGAAATCTAcacttcgttgaacatttaaattcataatttacctttaatcaccaaatcaccaaatattggtatccaacaaataataatcaaTCTCTCCACAGTAAATAGAAAAAGatgatttggtatgattgtcaatgagacaactacatgtATGTTTCTGATTATATGCGAAGGATTTTtaataaatgaagaaacaaatttacaattataccacatttcccatattttttttacagatgacCTACATTGTATTAATGTACACATGCATGCAcaggtttaataacttccttaaTTATGCTTTTGCAGGAAAAAAGTTTAtaattctgattattttttttataattgatcatAGTTTGATTGCCCAACAATAATCAACTGTATATTACAGCTGATTTCAATAAGTGTGTAGCTACAGGTAAAATCTTTGGTTAGTTTGCTTGCTAgttgaaccgtgaagtcattgttaggtttaTACATGTTATTAGTGTTTCCTGCAGCTTTTAAAAAGGGCAGGATAATTGTTAGCTCAGAGGGCACATTAAGCGCGATGGACAACAATTTTAGGGCACTTACAATGTACTTAACATGTAATATAAACAGGCAATTACTATAAAATGGATTCATTTAAAACATACTAGTTTAATGCTATAAAAAGGACATATAGGCTACATCTGCaatcaatcattaaaacaaattgttaaacaagaaaaagtgtttaaaacatatatatgaaatatttaaaacaataaacacaattaaaaacaaaatcagttctttaaaaatgtttaaaaacaagaaagaactacattgtacaaatgtatttcatatatataaaaatattgcttTGGTCATATCAATTGTCATTGACAAATCCTCCTTTTCCCCTAAAAACAGGTTGACACATTCCCTGATATCCAAATCATCTATTGATTTGGTATATTGCTGACACTAGAACAAGATTGTTTACAGTTGAAACATTCAGTCTATTTCTGCGTTGTGAAACTGTCATTTGgtgctgaaaataaataaattacacataaaacaagaaTATCTTAAATAATCTGGaagttttttcataaattgttcctttcttaaattaattcaaattaaaaactgAAGATTTctgaagtaaatttaaaaaaaattatttgatgaaaaaatgaaTTAATTGAAAGTAATTAATATGCAAGTGATTTCATGAGATCCTTGGCCTAACTCAACTTTAACCTTAAATTATCCCTTTGGCAGAAGTTT contains:
- the LOC139516203 gene encoding peroxiredoxin-5, mitochondrial-like isoform X1, with amino-acid sequence MFATRSTRQLRNLISCNVVFQRAISKSCQAAMPIKVGDKLPAVDLFENDPGTKVNSGEAFAKGKHVILAVPGAFTPGCSMTHLPGYVSNFDKMKSKGVDSVACISVNDPFVMGAWGKEQKADGKVRMLADTCGAFTKAVDLEVDLSGPLGSMRSKRYSMVVNDGVVTALNIEPDGTGLTCSLAPEVLKQV
- the LOC139516203 gene encoding peroxiredoxin-5, mitochondrial-like isoform X2, with translation MFATRSTRQLRNLISCNVVFQRAISKSCQAAMPIKVGDKLPAVDLFENDPGTKVNSGEAFAKGKHVILAVPGAFTPGCSMTHLPGYVSNFDKMKSKGVDSVACISVNDPFVMGAWGKEQKADGKVRMLADTCGAFTKAVDLEVDLSGPLGSKRSKRYSMLVIDGVVTALNIKPDGTGLTCSLAPEVLKQV